The window CAGTCGCTGGGGTCGAAGAGCGCGGGGACGCGTCAGCGTGCGGCCCTGTCCGCCGTGGGAGAGGTGCCGGTCGAGGCGCTGGCCGAGGCCGCCCTGCGCGAGGAGGACCCGCATGTGGCCGGCGCCCTCCGGTGGGCCCTGGCCCGGTCGGGCAAAGGCGCCCCGGCGCTTTTGGCGGAGGGGCTCGGCTCGACGGCGGCCCAGGTCCGCAAGCGTGCCGTCCGGTCGCTCGCGGAGATCCCGGGCGACGAGTCGACGGCACTGCTGCGGGGCGCCCTCGCGCACACGGACGTCGTGGTCCGCGGGTACGCGGCCCTGGCACTCGGAGAACGCGGGGACGCCGACGCCGTCCCGGCCCTCGTCGACATGGTCGTCGGCGAGACGAACGACGTCGACGCGGCCGACGTCCTCGGCACACTGGCGCGTCGTCCCGGTCAGGCGGACCGGATCGCCACGCTCCTCGTCGAGCGCCTCGACCACGGCGCTCCGGAGGCCGCCGCCCGCAGACGTCTGGCGCAGGCACTCGCGGACGTACCAGGAGACACCGCCTCGGCCGCCCTCGAACGACTGACGCACGACGACGACCGCGCCGTCTCCCTGACCGCGGCGTACGTCCTGCGACTGCGTGAGGGTGATCCGCCCGCACCGTGAGACCGGCGCGCGTGCGGGCTGCGCCGGTCCCAGGGCGGCCGCGAGGGCCGGCTCACGAGCGGACGAGAGCCAGGACCTCGTCGCGCAGGTTCCGCATGGTGTGCGGGTCGCGCGCCTCGACGTTCAGCCGGAGAAGGGGCTCCGTGTTGGACGGCCGGAGGTTGAACCACCAGCTGTCGCCCTCGACGGTGAGACCGTCGAGTTCGTCGAGGGTGACGCCGGTCCGGTCGCGCCAGGCCGTACGGACGGCGGTGAGGCGTTCGGCCGGGTCCCCGACGGTGGAGTTGATCTCTCCTGAGGCGGCGTACCGCTCGAAACCGCGCGTGAGGGCGGAGAGGGTGCCGTCCTGTCCGCCGAGCGCGGCAAGGACGTGGAGTGCGGCGAGCATCCCGGTGTCGGCGTTCCAGAAGTCCGCGAAGTAGTAGTGCGCGGAGTGCTCGCCGCCGAAGACGGCACCGGTGCGGGCCATCTCGGCCTTGATGAAGGAGTGTCCGACGCGGGTGCGCACCGGTGTGCCCCCGGCCTCGCGGATCACCTCGGGGACCGCGCGCGAGGTGATCAGGTTGTGCAGGACGGTGGCGCCGGGCCTGCGTGCGAGCTCGCGGGACGCGACGAGCGCGGTGACGGCTGAGGGTGAGACGGGCTCGCCCCGTTCGTCGACGACGAAGCAGCGGTCGGCGTCACCGTCGAAGGCGAGGCCGAGGTCGGCGTGCTCGGCACGCACACGGGCCTGGAGGTCGACGATGTTGGCCGGGTCGAGCGGGTTGGCCTCGTGGTTGGGGAAGCTGCCGTCGAGCTCGAAGTACAGGGGTACGACATCGAGGGGGAGCCCGGCGAGAACGGTCGGCACGGTGTGGCCGCCCATGCCGTTGCCCGCGTCCACGACGACCTTGAGCGGGCGGATCGCCGTCAGGTCCACGAGGGTGCGCAGGTGTCGTGCGTACTCCTCCAGGGTGTCGTGGTGCGTGACGGTGCCGGTGCGTTCGGGGGACGGTGCGGGCGCGCCGGTGTCGGACCACTGCTCGACGAGTGTGCGGATCTCGGCCAGGCCGCTGTCCTGACCGATCGGCGAGGCGCCGGCGCGGCACATCTTGATCCCGTTGTAGCGGGCGGGGTTGTGCGAGGCGGTGAACATGGCGCCGGGCAGGCCGAGCGCGCCGGAGGCGTAGTAGAGCTGGTCCGTGGAGCACAGGCCGGTCTCGGTGACATCGGCTCCCTGGGCGGCGGCGCCTCGTGCGAAGGCACGCGCGAGGCCGGGCGAGGTGCTGCGCATGTCGTGTCCGGTGACGAGCGCACGCGCCCCGGTGACCCGTACGAACGCGGCACCGAACAGTTCGGCCGTCGACTCGTCCCACTGGTCGGGGACGACGCCGCGCACGTCGTACGCCTTGACCAGCGAGGAGAGGTCGGTGCGCGGTGAGGGGTCAGTGGACGGGGCCATGGCCGTCTCCTTCGTTGTGCTGTGGTTCGGTGTCGTCGACGAGCCACAGAGCTGTGTCGGGCGGGATCGTGCCGCCGTCGAACGGCCCGCTCGCCAGCACCGGACTGCCCGTGAGACCGAGCCCGGCCAACGGCAGTGGTTGCGTGCCGAGGTTGACGACGCAGGTCAGCGCCGAGCGGCGGAAGGCGAGGTACGGGTCGGTGGGTGCCGAGTACCAACGCGGCGCGGCCGTCGGGTCGTACGCGGGGTGTGCGCGGCGCAGGCGGAGTGCTTCGCGGTACAGGGTGAGTGTGGAGGCGGGGTCCCGTTCCTGGGCGGCCACGGTGTACGGGGCCCAGTCGTCCGGCTGCGGCAGCCAGGTGCGCTCGGCCTTCGCTGTGGTGAAACCGTACGGGGGCAGGTCGCCGGACCAGGGCAGCGGCACGCGGGAGCCGTCACGTCCCCGGTCGGTGTGACCGGAGCGTTCCCACAGGGGGTCGAGGATGCGGTGGTCGGGGATGGTGGCCTGTGGCAGGCCCAGTTCCTCGCCCTGGTACAGGTAGGCGGAGCCGGGCAGCGCGAGCATGAGCAGCGCGGCGGCCCGCGCCCGCATGGCGGAACCGAGGCGGGTCACCGGCCGTACCGCGTCGTGGCTGGAGAGCAGCCAGGTGACGGCTCCTCCGCCTGGTGCGGAAAGGGAGGCGTCGATGACGCGACGGAGCTCGGCCGGGTCCCAGGCGGCTTCCAGGAACGCGAAGTTGAAGGCCTGGTGCATCTCGTCGGGGCGGATGTAGCGGGCGAGCCTGGCCGGGTCGAACACGGCGGATTCGGCGACCATGACGCGGTCGTGCGGGGCCACCGCGCCCGGCGGCGCGGGGTGGGTGTCCAGGAGTTTGCGCCATTCGCGGTACAGCGGGTGCAGTTCCTCCTGGTCGTAGTAGGGCATGAGGTGGTTGCGCAGCGGGTCCTGGTGCTGGCCGGGACCGGCGTCGGGCATGCCCTCGGCCTTGAAAAGAGCGTGCGCCACGTCGACGCGGAAGCCGTCCACCCCGCGGTCCAGCCAGTACCGCAGGACGTCGGAGAACGCGGAACGCACCTCCTGCTCACGCCAGTTGAGGTCGGGTTGCTCGGGGGCGTGCAGGTGGCAGTACCACTCGCCGTCGGCCACGCGGGTCCACGCGGGGCCACCGAAGGCGGACTGCCAGTCGTTGGGCGGGAGTTCACCGGCGAGGCCGCGGCCCGGGCGGAAGAGGTACCGGCCGCGGGCGGTGGAGCCGGGGCCCGCTGCGAGCGCCTCCCGGAACCAGGGGTGCTGGTCGGA is drawn from Streptomyces sp. NBC_00178 and contains these coding sequences:
- a CDS encoding phosphomannomutase/phosphoglucomutase, with product MAPSTDPSPRTDLSSLVKAYDVRGVVPDQWDESTAELFGAAFVRVTGARALVTGHDMRSTSPGLARAFARGAAAQGADVTETGLCSTDQLYYASGALGLPGAMFTASHNPARYNGIKMCRAGASPIGQDSGLAEIRTLVEQWSDTGAPAPSPERTGTVTHHDTLEEYARHLRTLVDLTAIRPLKVVVDAGNGMGGHTVPTVLAGLPLDVVPLYFELDGSFPNHEANPLDPANIVDLQARVRAEHADLGLAFDGDADRCFVVDERGEPVSPSAVTALVASRELARRPGATVLHNLITSRAVPEVIREAGGTPVRTRVGHSFIKAEMARTGAVFGGEHSAHYYFADFWNADTGMLAALHVLAALGGQDGTLSALTRGFERYAASGEINSTVGDPAERLTAVRTAWRDRTGVTLDELDGLTVEGDSWWFNLRPSNTEPLLRLNVEARDPHTMRNLRDEVLALVRS
- a CDS encoding HEAT repeat domain-containing protein — encoded protein: MLIGEVARRSGVSARMLRHYDALGLVRPTGRTGSGYREYSGDDIRRIFHIESLRSLGLSLRDVGRALDDPGFEPSELVDDLIRRTRERIADETALLTRLRRIGAARPGDWEDVLQTVSLLQSLGSKSAGTRQRAALSAVGEVPVEALAEAALREEDPHVAGALRWALARSGKGAPALLAEGLGSTAAQVRKRAVRSLAEIPGDESTALLRGALAHTDVVVRGYAALALGERGDADAVPALVDMVVGETNDVDAADVLGTLARRPGQADRIATLLVERLDHGAPEAAARRRLAQALADVPGDTASAALERLTHDDDRAVSLTAAYVLRLREGDPPAP
- a CDS encoding glycoside hydrolase family 13 protein, with protein sequence MSWWQDTVCYELYPRAFADWDGDGTGDLAGATARLGHIAELGADAVWITPFYPSPLADGGYDIADYTAVAPDLGTSEDFDRLTARAHDLGLKLIVDLVPNHTSDQHPWFREALAAGPGSTARGRYLFRPGRGLAGELPPNDWQSAFGGPAWTRVADGEWYCHLHAPEQPDLNWREQEVRSAFSDVLRYWLDRGVDGFRVDVAHALFKAEGMPDAGPGQHQDPLRNHLMPYYDQEELHPLYREWRKLLDTHPAPPGAVAPHDRVMVAESAVFDPARLARYIRPDEMHQAFNFAFLEAAWDPAELRRVIDASLSAPGGGAVTWLLSSHDAVRPVTRLGSAMRARAAALLMLALPGSAYLYQGEELGLPQATIPDHRILDPLWERSGHTDRGRDGSRVPLPWSGDLPPYGFTTAKAERTWLPQPDDWAPYTVAAQERDPASTLTLYREALRLRRAHPAYDPTAAPRWYSAPTDPYLAFRRSALTCVVNLGTQPLPLAGLGLTGSPVLASGPFDGGTIPPDTALWLVDDTEPQHNEGDGHGPVH